The following proteins are co-located in the Apium graveolens cultivar Ventura chromosome 5, ASM990537v1, whole genome shotgun sequence genome:
- the LOC141660997 gene encoding uncharacterized protein LOC141660997 produces the protein MPRGRPKKNPPPPPEEEGHDTQPHLQQNQDQRQHRDSTPPQNQDDPMRLLFKGTTDPVEARVWLREIEKTFKIVDVKEEKKTIFAAYMLKGEANYWWEAKKTLETTFPIPWTRFTELFLEKYFPKYMENQMELKFLEHKKGNMSVAEYEAKFTELSRFVPYHVDTDEKKAKRFQKGLKPYIQNRIAVFEITNYTTLVQKAAIVESGSELYAKDANVKKRKFQNYSGRSFEKKVENQPGK, from the exons ATGCCAAGAGGACGGCCTAAGAAGAATCCTCCACCTCCACCAGAAGAAGAGGGCCATGATACCCAACCTCACCTACAACAAAATCAAGACCAAAGGCAACATAGGGACTCCACCCCACCTCAGAATCAAGATGATCCTATGCGACTATTG TTCAAAGGTACCACTGACCCTGTTGAGGCTCGAGTTTGGCTTCGTGAGATTGAAAAGACATTTAAAATAGTTGATGTTAAAGAAGAGAAGAAAACTATATTTGCTGCCTATATGCtaaaaggagaagctaactattggtgggaagccAAGAAAACACTTGAAACCACTTTTCCTATACCATGGACTAGATTTACTGAATTGTTCCTCGAAAAGTACTTTCCAAAATACATGGAGAATCAGATGGAACTTAAGTTTTTAGAACATAAGAAAGGAAACATGTCAGTAGCtgaatatgaagctaagttcacTGAGCTCTCTAGGTTCGTTCCATACCATGTTGACACTGATGAGAAGAAAGCCAAGCGATTTCAGAAAGGACTAAAACCTTACATTCAGAACCGCATAGCTGTGTTTGAAATTACCAATTACACCACACTAGTTCAAAAAGCTGCAATTGTGGAAAGTGGAAGCGAGCTGTATGCTAAGGACGCAAATGTGAAGAAGAGAAAGTTCCAAAACTATAGTGGAAGAAGCTTTGAGAAAAAGGTTGAAAATCAGCCAGGGAAATGA